One part of the Thermococcus litoralis DSM 5473 genome encodes these proteins:
- a CDS encoding RAD55 family ATPase gives MNLELGFFPQGEIEERVERVPTGIIDPLLMGGIPKGSVVLLIGDPKSGKTTFITQFMYNQLIGGANVIGLLVDVSRYEFISNALDFGWGLMGYLNDKLHILDAYTQRLRGGPKFSFTEEVIPDIRDTSQVIDVIKDLTTKIILNNPHVDNPLIIGAVSSLTPLFFETEEKQIYKFLEDLKAFAHKNKQVWILEMNSGVEEPHVETIIKAIVDGIIEMKLFEEEKTLRRYLRVYGMRRTRHVLSWIPYEITESGIVLQNQNL, from the coding sequence TTGAATCTAGAGTTAGGTTTTTTCCCTCAAGGAGAAATAGAAGAAAGAGTAGAACGAGTTCCTACCGGCATAATCGACCCCCTATTAATGGGGGGAATACCAAAGGGTAGCGTTGTTTTGTTAATTGGAGACCCAAAATCAGGTAAAACTACTTTTATAACCCAGTTTATGTATAATCAGCTGATTGGTGGAGCTAATGTTATAGGGCTTCTCGTTGATGTTTCCAGATACGAATTCATAAGCAATGCGCTTGACTTTGGATGGGGATTGATGGGATATTTAAATGACAAGCTCCATATCCTCGACGCATACACCCAAAGACTGCGTGGGGGACCAAAATTCTCATTTACGGAAGAGGTAATACCAGATATTAGGGACACCTCTCAAGTAATAGATGTTATAAAGGATTTGACAACCAAGATAATTTTAAACAATCCCCATGTTGATAATCCTCTAATAATTGGGGCAGTTTCATCTCTAACTCCCCTGTTCTTTGAAACCGAAGAGAAGCAGATATATAAGTTCTTGGAGGATCTAAAAGCATTCGCCCATAAAAACAAGCAAGTGTGGATACTAGAAATGAATTCAGGAGTAGAAGAACCCCACGTTGAAACAATAATCAAGGCAATAGTGGATGGAATCATAGAGATGAAGTTATTTGAGGAAGAAAAAACTTTGAGAAGATATTTAAGAGTCTACGGAATGAGAAGAACGCGTCATGTCCTTTCTTGGATTCCCTACGAGATAACAGAAAGTGGAATTGTACTGCAGAATCAAAATTTGTAG
- a CDS encoding ATPase domain-containing protein, protein MVDDFSKRRVKSGIPGFDDLIGGGFPEESTVLITGSTGTGKTTFVAQYIYKGAEEHGEPGVLVTLEERAKDIRREMAQFGWNFKKYEKEGLIAIVDGVSAISGIPSEERFVLEDRINVDNFLRYIYRVVKAINAKRLAIDSIPSIAFRLQNEGDIRGVLLKLNTILLEMGVTTLLTTEAPDPKAGRISRYGIEEYISRGVVILDLQEKNIELKRYLLIRKMRGTKHSMRKYPFEITDRGVVVYPSGEIY, encoded by the coding sequence ATGGTAGATGATTTTTCCAAGAGAAGGGTAAAGAGTGGAATCCCGGGATTTGATGATCTAATTGGAGGGGGGTTCCCCGAGGAATCAACAGTCCTTATCACAGGTAGCACCGGAACCGGAAAAACTACTTTTGTAGCTCAATATATATACAAAGGCGCAGAAGAACATGGGGAGCCGGGAGTTTTGGTAACTTTAGAAGAGAGAGCAAAGGATATCAGGAGAGAAATGGCACAGTTTGGATGGAACTTTAAAAAATACGAAAAGGAAGGACTAATAGCAATTGTGGATGGTGTTAGCGCAATTTCTGGAATACCTTCCGAAGAGAGATTCGTTTTGGAAGATAGAATTAATGTGGATAACTTTTTGAGGTACATATATCGGGTTGTTAAGGCAATAAACGCGAAGAGACTTGCTATCGATTCTATTCCTTCCATAGCCTTCAGACTTCAGAACGAGGGAGACATTAGGGGAGTTCTTCTAAAGTTAAACACAATTCTTCTCGAAATGGGCGTCACAACGCTCCTCACTACAGAGGCACCAGATCCAAAAGCTGGAAGAATAAGCAGGTATGGAATAGAAGAGTATATCTCAAGAGGTGTTGTTATTCTCGACCTCCAAGAAAAAAATATAGAGCTTAAACGTTATCTTCTAATCAGAAAAATGAGAGGAACTAAGCACTCTATGAGAAAGTATCCTTTTGAGATAACTGATCGTGGAGTTGTCGTATATCCTAGTGGTGAAATTTATTGA
- the priL gene encoding DNA primase large subunit PriL, translated as MLDPFGRRAQELLNEFDTINELLEIIPNYLDMELALERVRWVNTGRIPDYLLTLNDWKDLISFYALLGALAFSPYGVEMELVKEANLKIYLRKIALSENFEELALPLEKPSENEIPKRDKTIIEKTLHEELPPEEKDKIILKYKIPLKEFLSLNEGSLKDFYIRNGYVYLNKAQVIELWKKSFEKNLEKAVNILYDIREELPHYYVELYSRLSELAREYFKERVEKFSTTAQPLRFDFFPPCVKIALGGVPSGLRNYAITVLLTSFLSYARICPNPPKRDVKVKDCVKDLKVIKEEILPLIIQAGNRCKPPLFQDQPNEIKNIWYHLGFGYTLEPSLEDSGNSTWYFPPNCEKIRSSAPQLCKPDKDCRYIKNPLTYYLRKLYLSKKKSEGEDNEHSI; from the coding sequence ATGTTAGATCCATTTGGGAGACGAGCCCAAGAGTTGTTGAATGAATTTGATACCATTAACGAGCTACTTGAGATTATTCCCAACTATCTGGACATGGAACTGGCTCTAGAAAGGGTTAGGTGGGTGAATACCGGTAGAATCCCAGATTATCTGCTGACTTTGAATGATTGGAAGGATTTGATAAGCTTTTATGCTCTTTTAGGCGCTTTGGCATTTTCTCCCTATGGGGTGGAGATGGAACTGGTTAAAGAGGCGAACTTAAAGATATATCTGAGGAAGATAGCATTATCAGAGAACTTTGAGGAGCTCGCACTTCCCTTAGAAAAACCATCAGAAAATGAAATTCCAAAGAGGGATAAGACAATAATTGAGAAGACCCTCCATGAAGAATTGCCCCCCGAAGAAAAGGATAAAATAATCCTCAAGTACAAAATACCTCTAAAAGAATTTCTTTCCTTAAATGAAGGGTCTCTTAAAGATTTTTACATAAGAAACGGGTATGTGTATTTAAATAAAGCGCAAGTGATTGAGCTGTGGAAGAAGAGCTTTGAGAAAAACCTTGAAAAAGCTGTTAACATTCTTTATGATATTAGAGAAGAGTTGCCTCACTATTACGTGGAACTTTATTCTAGGCTAAGTGAGCTTGCTCGGGAATACTTTAAAGAGAGGGTTGAGAAATTCAGCACCACCGCTCAGCCTTTGCGTTTTGATTTCTTTCCTCCATGTGTTAAGATAGCCCTAGGGGGAGTTCCAAGCGGATTGAGGAACTACGCTATAACTGTATTGCTGACTTCTTTCTTGAGCTATGCTAGGATATGTCCTAATCCTCCTAAGAGGGACGTTAAAGTGAAAGACTGCGTTAAGGATCTAAAGGTAATAAAGGAAGAAATTTTGCCCTTGATAATTCAGGCAGGCAATAGATGTAAGCCGCCCCTCTTTCAGGATCAGCCAAATGAGATTAAGAACATATGGTATCACCTAGGTTTTGGTTATACACTGGAGCCGAGTTTAGAGGACAGTGGAAATTCAACATGGTACTTCCCCCCTAATTGTGAAAAAATACGCTCTAGTGCTCCTCAGCTCTGCAAGCCAGATAAAGACTGCAGGTACATCAAAAATCCATTGACTTACTATCTCAGGAAGCTGTATTTGAGTAAGAAAAAGAGTGAAGGTGAAGATAATGAGCACTCTATTTAG
- the priS gene encoding DNA primase catalytic subunit PriS, translating to MSTLFREVSKEERVRYYSKEWDSKKIPKFILDTLESREFGFDHTGEGPNDRKNVFQDVKDLEDYVKITAPYSIYSSVALYSDPKNMSGWLGAELVFDIDAKDLPLKMCSHEAGTVCPICLEDAKELARDTLVILREDFGFENIHVVYSGRGYHIRVLDDWALELDSKARERILSYISSAEEITFEDIQERKILLSSGYYRVFRLRFGYFIKRISEYHLRNIGLNKKQISMIMENRDEIYENFARKALLTAFPQGVGYKTLLRLFSLSTTFSKAYFDGRVTVDVKRILRLPSSLHSKVGLIATYIGNREKDLESFDPFKNAVPKFREKEVKEAYKTWKESMEDNL from the coding sequence ATGAGCACTCTATTTAGGGAAGTCAGCAAGGAGGAGAGGGTAAGATACTATTCAAAAGAATGGGACTCAAAGAAGATCCCAAAGTTTATTTTGGATACCTTGGAAAGTAGGGAGTTTGGATTCGATCATACCGGTGAAGGTCCCAATGACAGAAAAAATGTATTTCAAGATGTTAAAGACCTGGAAGATTATGTAAAAATTACGGCTCCCTATTCAATCTATTCTAGCGTGGCGCTGTATAGTGATCCAAAAAATATGAGTGGCTGGCTCGGGGCGGAATTGGTTTTTGACATAGATGCAAAGGATCTCCCCTTGAAGATGTGTAGTCATGAGGCGGGAACAGTATGCCCGATATGTCTTGAAGATGCCAAGGAATTAGCTAGAGATACCCTTGTTATTCTAAGAGAAGACTTTGGATTTGAGAACATCCATGTTGTTTATTCTGGGAGAGGCTACCATATTAGGGTTTTAGATGATTGGGCTCTTGAATTAGATTCAAAAGCTAGAGAAAGAATTTTGAGTTATATTTCCAGCGCTGAAGAAATTACTTTCGAAGATATTCAAGAAAGAAAAATACTGTTGTCTTCGGGCTATTATAGGGTCTTTAGATTGAGATTTGGTTATTTTATTAAGAGAATCTCTGAGTATCACTTGAGGAACATTGGTCTGAATAAGAAACAAATCAGCATGATAATGGAGAACAGGGATGAGATTTATGAGAATTTTGCAAGAAAAGCCCTATTGACAGCCTTTCCGCAGGGAGTTGGATACAAGACCCTTTTAAGATTGTTTAGTTTATCTACAACATTTTCAAAAGCATATTTTGATGGGAGGGTGACTGTTGACGTAAAGAGAATTCTTCGTTTGCCTTCTTCTCTTCATTCAAAGGTAGGTCTCATTGCCACATATATAGGGAATCGTGAGAAAGATCTAGAGTCCTTTGATCCCTTTAAAAATGCCGTTCCTAAGTTTAGAGAAAAAGAAGTCAAAGAAGCGTACAAGACATGGAAGGAGAGTATGGAGGACAATTTATGA
- a CDS encoding DMT family transporter codes for MISGRVKIIVSMAIWGSVGIFARYSNLNGLKLAFYRVLLGSFIFLFFYTLNDSRWIKKAFSKIKPKVHLVFLLGAVLGLNWVFFFSAVLYTDIAKATLIYYLAPVIVVILSTTFLKEEITIERVALILIAFLGAFIIGTQGEISLKSKDFLGIIFAFLGALFYAGVTILGRYLRDIESSYLTFFQLFFAMLVLFPLVGFFDGLKVSTYSLSVVGIIAIVHTAYALLIYMDGLKEVEANEAALLSYIDPLSAVVYALLILGEVPTARTIIGGTLILMASILDLKMR; via the coding sequence ATGATCTCCGGACGGGTTAAAATAATAGTCTCTATGGCTATATGGGGAAGTGTGGGAATTTTTGCTAGGTATTCAAATCTAAACGGCTTAAAATTGGCGTTTTATAGGGTGCTTTTAGGTAGCTTTATCTTTTTGTTTTTCTATACTCTTAATGACTCTAGATGGATCAAAAAAGCGTTCTCAAAAATAAAACCCAAAGTGCATTTGGTATTTCTATTAGGAGCTGTGCTTGGATTAAACTGGGTGTTTTTCTTTTCGGCTGTTTTGTACACGGACATTGCAAAAGCAACACTCATTTACTATTTAGCTCCAGTAATAGTTGTTATACTATCCACAACATTTCTTAAAGAGGAGATAACAATAGAAAGAGTAGCTCTTATTTTAATAGCCTTTCTAGGAGCGTTTATAATAGGAACACAGGGGGAGATTTCCCTTAAAAGCAAAGATTTTCTGGGAATAATTTTTGCGTTTTTAGGAGCTTTGTTTTATGCCGGTGTAACTATCTTAGGCAGATACTTAAGGGACATCGAAAGCTCATATTTAACGTTTTTTCAGCTCTTTTTTGCTATGTTAGTTCTTTTTCCATTAGTAGGGTTTTTTGATGGATTAAAGGTCTCTACTTACTCCTTATCTGTTGTTGGAATTATTGCGATAGTTCATACTGCATATGCTCTCCTAATTTACATGGATGGTCTTAAGGAAGTGGAAGCAAATGAAGCGGCTCTTTTGAGCTATATCGATCCTTTGAGTGCAGTTGTCTATGCACTGCTAATTCTTGGAGAAGTGCCCACTGCAAGAACAATAATCGGAGGAACCCTAATTTTGATGGCTTCTATTTTGGATTTAAAAATGAGGTGA
- a CDS encoding COG1361 family protein, whose product MKKLIAAITILLMFSSLVSSQYLFFSTLEGNIIVVSGDYREGTLTIVNSVDKDFQVVSYRRYYAVDENNREVSGIKLEIYKSTGELVSPGVLYTYWKAGETRTLRYKIYVNESVKPGKYTLFIVLWGFSGSGEISIITVPISLEVTDTPLIFKETVVQIKGRGALTFHVLNGETLEIHSTVYNLKNSPVFVKGSVYLERDGNQYLKKDIAVNLTPGENLVQANISIPYEFPSGHYKLIYTLTYSKGTYLFSKDFYISFGVDLVEISLEKTQIMEDESNTVYFTILSERVIPVNLSIEVYEANNEHIYNQTKEITLNKGSNIAKIHLPPLSPGNKKIIGKVSFGRMELDQASSSYDILAYPKIEKVSYQKLSLAPDKGQVKFLVEISNKNPHEIKGILSYSFFGTNGTILKGSRDLVLLPGDNEVEFTVEVPLGEIGYEISLESRGKEQKVNGKLKLELPSPTTTSSTQSSSSLTSSSTSSIPPKETSTKYYVIAIALLILLFLLLFGYYSKSKKPRRKRERPKPKRKSPLGKFRKPKSRRLKSIGSYPKNDQIFIISFL is encoded by the coding sequence ATGAAGAAGCTCATCGCAGCAATCACAATATTATTAATGTTCTCTTCCTTAGTGTCTTCCCAATACCTGTTTTTCTCAACACTGGAAGGCAATATCATTGTAGTCTCAGGGGACTATAGGGAAGGAACCCTTACTATTGTGAACAGTGTAGACAAGGACTTCCAAGTAGTAAGTTATAGGAGATACTACGCAGTCGATGAAAACAATAGAGAGGTTTCCGGAATTAAACTTGAAATCTACAAATCTACAGGAGAACTCGTATCTCCCGGAGTTCTATATACATATTGGAAAGCTGGAGAAACAAGGACTTTAAGATACAAGATCTATGTCAATGAAAGTGTAAAACCAGGGAAATATACCCTCTTCATAGTACTTTGGGGATTTTCAGGATCAGGGGAGATAAGCATTATCACGGTTCCCATTTCACTTGAGGTTACGGATACCCCACTGATATTTAAAGAAACTGTTGTGCAAATAAAAGGTCGCGGTGCCTTAACTTTTCACGTATTAAATGGAGAAACATTGGAAATACACTCTACAGTTTACAACCTCAAAAATTCCCCTGTGTTTGTAAAAGGAAGTGTATACCTAGAAAGGGATGGGAATCAGTATCTTAAAAAAGACATAGCGGTAAACTTAACTCCGGGAGAAAACTTAGTTCAGGCAAACATTTCAATTCCATATGAATTTCCTTCTGGCCACTACAAGCTGATATATACCCTTACGTATTCAAAAGGAACATATTTGTTCTCAAAAGATTTCTACATATCCTTTGGAGTTGATCTAGTAGAAATTTCCCTAGAAAAAACCCAAATAATGGAAGATGAGTCCAATACTGTGTATTTTACGATATTATCCGAGAGAGTTATTCCAGTAAATCTCAGCATTGAAGTGTATGAAGCCAACAATGAGCATATATACAACCAAACCAAGGAGATCACACTTAATAAAGGAAGTAATATTGCGAAAATACACCTACCTCCGCTATCTCCAGGTAACAAGAAAATAATAGGGAAGGTGTCTTTTGGAAGAATGGAACTCGATCAGGCTTCCTCCAGCTACGATATATTGGCATACCCAAAGATTGAGAAGGTCTCCTACCAAAAGCTTTCTCTAGCTCCAGATAAAGGACAGGTTAAGTTTTTAGTAGAAATCAGTAACAAAAACCCCCACGAGATAAAGGGAATCCTATCCTACAGCTTTTTTGGCACTAACGGTACGATATTAAAAGGCTCCAGAGATCTTGTATTACTTCCAGGGGACAATGAGGTAGAATTTACTGTAGAAGTCCCTCTGGGAGAGATAGGATACGAAATTTCTCTGGAAAGTAGGGGGAAAGAGCAGAAGGTTAATGGAAAATTAAAACTGGAGCTTCCAAGTCCTACAACTACCTCTTCAACTCAAAGCTCTTCTTCATTAACAAGCTCTTCCACCAGCTCCATTCCCCCCAAAGAAACTTCAACAAAATACTATGTTATTGCAATAGCATTGCTTATACTGCTTTTCCTGCTTCTGTTTGGTTACTACTCAAAATCCAAAAAGCCAAGGAGAAAAAGAGAGCGACCCAAACCAAAGAGGAAATCTCCATTAGGTAAGTTCAGGAAACCAAAAAGCCGGAGATTAAAGAGTATCGGGAGTTACCCAAAAAATGACCAAATCTTTATAATTTCTTTTCTTTAA
- a CDS encoding DUF61 family protein, protein MPKEDEIIQKELSRLNFHLPKSRKSLKTLLEEDEPKVQLRDGQFHFFKKDELKYLSTLLDSNEYKSLYLPIILEITPTWHGYFRVRGKTAVKVIEKILGTYDLLEEKSEVVLPRYFIPEIRKKLPTTTTYAFIVE, encoded by the coding sequence ATGCCTAAAGAAGACGAGATAATCCAAAAAGAACTCTCACGGTTAAATTTCCACTTACCCAAAAGCAGAAAGAGCCTCAAAACTCTTCTCGAAGAAGACGAGCCTAAAGTACAGCTTAGAGACGGCCAGTTCCATTTTTTTAAGAAAGACGAATTAAAGTATCTTAGCACTTTACTTGATAGCAACGAATACAAGTCTCTTTATCTCCCTATAATACTTGAGATTACTCCAACGTGGCACGGCTACTTTAGGGTTAGAGGAAAAACTGCAGTCAAAGTTATTGAGAAAATACTCGGAACGTATGATCTCTTGGAGGAAAAAAGTGAAGTAGTACTCCCTCGTTATTTTATTCCAGAAATTCGAAAAAAGTTACCTACAACAACAACCTACGCGTTTATAGTAGAGTAA
- the glnA gene encoding type I glutamate--ammonia ligase: protein MNEIKSIIKHDSNKPKFLQLIFVDINGVPKGMEVPIGRYEEAVTDGISFDGSSIPGFQGIEDSDLLFKADPTTYVEVPWEGIAKVFGYIYKDGKPYHADPRRILNSVVEELKKMGITAYIGPEPEFYLFEKNGSWELKLPDGGGYFDLVNLDKAREMKRVIAHYMPAFKLIPEVLHHEVGPGQHEIDFRFADALTTADNIVRFKYLVKAVAESYGLYATFMPKPLFGKPGNGMHLHISLWKEGENIFRGEKGLSDDALYFIGGVLKHAKALTAVTNPTVNSYKRLVPGYEAPVYISWGYKNRSALIRVPAYVGNGARIEYRCPDPSANPYLAFAVILMAGIDGIKHKIEPFAYVEENVYEMGEKERWSLGIDVLPTTLEEALGELKRDKVIRDVLGKAYHNFMEYKTKEWEAYQRYLEKNGINRRTIKVTEWELERYFYV from the coding sequence ATGAACGAAATTAAATCCATTATCAAGCATGATTCAAACAAACCTAAATTCTTACAGCTAATTTTCGTTGACATAAACGGAGTTCCAAAGGGGATGGAGGTTCCAATTGGAAGATATGAAGAAGCAGTTACTGATGGAATATCCTTTGATGGCTCTTCAATTCCAGGATTTCAGGGAATAGAGGACAGTGACCTCCTTTTCAAAGCAGATCCAACTACTTATGTTGAAGTTCCGTGGGAAGGAATTGCAAAAGTATTTGGGTATATATACAAAGATGGTAAGCCATACCATGCTGATCCCAGGAGAATCCTGAACTCGGTCGTGGAAGAACTGAAAAAGATGGGGATAACAGCTTATATAGGCCCCGAACCAGAATTTTACCTCTTTGAAAAGAACGGCTCATGGGAGCTCAAGCTTCCTGATGGGGGAGGATATTTCGATCTTGTTAATCTGGACAAAGCGAGGGAAATGAAGAGAGTCATAGCCCATTATATGCCCGCGTTCAAGTTAATCCCCGAAGTTCTGCACCATGAAGTTGGCCCGGGGCAGCATGAAATAGATTTTCGCTTTGCAGATGCGTTAACAACTGCCGACAATATAGTCAGGTTCAAGTATTTGGTTAAAGCAGTTGCGGAAAGCTATGGTCTCTACGCTACGTTTATGCCAAAACCCCTTTTTGGCAAGCCTGGCAATGGGATGCATCTTCACATAAGTCTTTGGAAAGAAGGGGAGAACATCTTCAGGGGAGAAAAAGGATTAAGTGACGATGCTCTTTACTTCATTGGAGGCGTTTTAAAGCACGCAAAAGCTTTAACGGCAGTAACTAATCCCACTGTTAACTCATACAAACGTCTTGTGCCTGGATATGAGGCTCCGGTATACATCTCTTGGGGATACAAAAACAGGAGTGCTCTAATAAGGGTTCCTGCGTATGTGGGCAATGGGGCAAGGATAGAATACCGCTGTCCTGACCCAAGTGCAAATCCGTACCTTGCGTTTGCAGTTATTTTAATGGCTGGTATTGATGGAATAAAGCATAAAATCGAACCGTTTGCTTATGTGGAAGAGAACGTATATGAGATGGGAGAAAAAGAAAGGTGGTCTCTAGGAATAGATGTTTTGCCTACTACTTTGGAAGAAGCCCTCGGAGAACTAAAGAGGGACAAAGTAATTAGAGATGTCCTTGGAAAGGCTTATCACAACTTCATGGAATACAAAACAAAGGAATGGGAGGCCTATCAGAGATACTTAGAAAAGAACGGGATTAACAGAAGGACAATAAAGGTTACAGAATGGGAACTTGAGCGCTACTTCTATGTTTGA
- a CDS encoding DMT family transporter, whose protein sequence is MKKGYILVFLAASMWGTLGIFAKLLYGLGLDPFTITFYRASIAFALLFVYNLSKGLQVKKHRLPFYAFYGFFAVFLFYILYFYTVKISSVSLAVLLLYSAPVYSTILGYFIFGEKITSIKLAALVMAIIGVLLVVNPNGGSVSKLAIVLGLLSGLTYALYGILAKFAVKNEKPEEALLYTIGFGALFLAPFSNFEIPISSLPCLFGLAFFPTFLAYILYNTALKEIEVSRASIIATVEPVVALILAYILFHEILTPKQVTGAILIILGSLMLHIEERNEKDQT, encoded by the coding sequence TTGAAAAAAGGGTACATACTAGTCTTTTTAGCTGCGAGTATGTGGGGAACTCTTGGGATTTTCGCTAAATTGCTCTATGGCTTAGGATTAGATCCCTTTACAATAACATTCTATAGGGCATCAATAGCGTTTGCCCTTCTCTTTGTTTATAATCTCTCCAAAGGCCTTCAGGTTAAAAAGCATAGATTGCCTTTTTATGCGTTTTATGGTTTTTTTGCAGTGTTCTTGTTTTACATATTGTATTTCTACACTGTTAAAATTTCATCAGTGTCTTTGGCAGTCCTTCTACTGTATTCCGCCCCGGTTTATTCCACGATACTGGGATATTTCATCTTTGGTGAAAAAATCACTTCCATAAAGCTCGCAGCACTTGTAATGGCAATAATAGGAGTTCTCCTAGTTGTTAATCCCAACGGGGGGAGTGTGAGTAAGCTAGCTATAGTACTAGGACTTCTCTCCGGACTTACATACGCTCTCTATGGAATTTTGGCAAAATTTGCCGTAAAAAATGAAAAACCAGAAGAAGCCCTTCTTTACACAATAGGTTTTGGAGCACTTTTCTTAGCGCCGTTCTCAAATTTTGAAATCCCTATCTCTTCTTTGCCATGCCTTTTTGGACTAGCATTCTTTCCAACATTTTTGGCATACATTTTATACAACACTGCACTTAAAGAGATAGAAGTCAGCAGAGCATCAATAATAGCCACAGTAGAACCGGTAGTCGCTTTAATCCTTGCTTACATCCTATTCCACGAAATCCTAACTCCTAAACAAGTGACTGGAGCCATATTAATAATTTTAGGTTCTCTCATGCTCCATATAGAAGAAAGAAATGAGAAAGATCAAACATAG
- a CDS encoding NAD+ synthase — MRELNFEDVINRLVSFIKEKTEEAKAKGVVIGISGGVDSATVAHLATKALGKENVLGLIMPYYMNQDVEDALLVCKKLGIEHKLISIKEIVDAFEKSIGFELDKVSKGNLMARTRMILLYAHANSRNYLVLGTSNKSEFLTGYFTKWGDGASDYAPLINLYKTEVWEIAKRLGVPERIITKKPSAGLWEGQSDEDELGISYKLLDEILYRLVDLKMEKNKIAEELNVPMEKVEYVEYLIKKSEHKRRLPVGPKI; from the coding sequence ATGAGAGAGCTGAATTTTGAAGACGTTATTAATAGGCTTGTCTCATTTATAAAAGAGAAGACAGAAGAAGCGAAAGCTAAGGGAGTGGTAATTGGGATTAGTGGTGGTGTAGACAGTGCAACTGTAGCTCACCTTGCAACAAAGGCACTTGGAAAAGAAAATGTACTAGGCCTTATAATGCCCTATTACATGAACCAAGACGTTGAAGATGCTTTGCTAGTATGCAAAAAACTCGGAATTGAGCATAAACTCATCAGCATAAAAGAAATCGTAGATGCGTTTGAAAAAAGCATTGGCTTTGAGCTTGACAAAGTTTCCAAAGGTAATTTAATGGCAAGAACCAGAATGATACTTTTGTACGCCCATGCAAACTCAAGAAACTACCTTGTTTTAGGAACTTCCAATAAAAGCGAATTTCTGACAGGATACTTTACAAAGTGGGGAGATGGAGCTAGTGACTATGCCCCTTTAATCAACCTATACAAAACAGAAGTTTGGGAAATTGCCAAAAGGCTTGGCGTCCCAGAGAGAATAATAACCAAAAAACCAAGTGCCGGTCTATGGGAAGGACAAAGCGATGAGGATGAACTTGGAATTAGCTACAAACTTTTAGATGAAATCCTTTATAGATTGGTAGATTTAAAAATGGAAAAGAACAAAATTGCCGAAGAACTAAATGTTCCAATGGAGAAAGTTGAGTATGTTGAATATCTGATCAAAAAAAGCGAGCACAAAAGGAGACTTCCCGTGGGACCAAAAATCTAA
- a CDS encoding ABC transporter ATP-binding protein, whose protein sequence is MAEPVLRVENLKKYFPIKRGLLAGLRGEPPRFVRAVDGVSFEVYKQEVFALVGESGCGKTTTGKLVMKLLEPTDGKIYLEGQDVTELKTQEEIKAYRRKVQMVFQDPFSSMNPRFRIYDVLEEPLLIHGIGETKAEREELIYKALEMVKIVPPEDYVGRHPHMLSGGQRQRVAIARALILNPTFIVADEPVSMLDVSIRAEVLELMKELKEKMGVTYLYITHDLSTARYFADHIAVMYLGRIVEMGPAKVVIDNPIHPYTRALLAAVPEPIPERRNIIKEVPIKGEVPNAANIPPGCRFHPRCLYMEKGLCDVKHPQLVEYEHNHWVECWLAGKI, encoded by the coding sequence ATGGCGGAACCTGTATTAAGGGTTGAGAACCTCAAGAAGTACTTCCCAATTAAGAGAGGCCTACTAGCAGGACTTAGAGGAGAGCCCCCTAGGTTCGTCAGAGCGGTGGATGGCGTTAGCTTTGAGGTTTATAAGCAAGAAGTCTTTGCACTGGTAGGAGAGAGCGGATGTGGAAAAACTACCACTGGAAAACTAGTAATGAAGCTATTAGAACCCACAGACGGAAAAATTTATCTTGAAGGGCAGGATGTAACAGAACTCAAAACTCAAGAGGAGATTAAGGCATATAGAAGAAAAGTCCAGATGGTCTTTCAGGATCCATTCTCCTCAATGAACCCAAGATTCAGAATATACGATGTATTAGAAGAACCACTCTTGATTCATGGAATTGGTGAGACAAAAGCAGAAAGAGAAGAACTTATTTACAAGGCACTTGAGATGGTTAAAATCGTTCCACCTGAGGACTACGTGGGCAGACATCCACACATGCTCTCTGGAGGACAAAGACAGAGAGTAGCTATTGCAAGAGCTTTGATACTTAACCCAACGTTCATAGTGGCAGATGAGCCAGTCTCGATGCTTGACGTCTCAATTAGAGCAGAAGTCCTTGAATTGATGAAAGAGCTCAAAGAAAAGATGGGTGTTACATACCTCTACATCACTCACGATCTATCAACAGCCAGATACTTTGCCGACCACATTGCGGTCATGTACCTAGGAAGAATTGTTGAGATGGGGCCTGCAAAAGTGGTAATCGACAATCCAATACACCCCTATACAAGAGCATTACTTGCAGCAGTGCCAGAGCCAATACCAGAGAGAAGAAACATAATCAAGGAGGTACCAATTAAAGGTGAAGTTCCAAACGCTGCAAATATCCCACCAGGCTGTAGGTTCCATCCAAGATGTCTCTACATGGAGAAAGGACTCTGTGATGTCAAACACCCGCAATTAGTGGAATACGAGCACAACCACTGGGTAGAATGCTGGCTAGCTGGAAAAATTTAA